The DNA region AAATACCATCGAAGAGACTATCGACCCGGATTTGCCTATCTGCGATCCGCACCACCACCTGTGGGAGCGGCCGGGCAATATCTATATGCTCGACGACCTGCAGCGCGACCTCACATCGGGACACAACATCGTCAGCACAGTGTTCTTGGAGTGCTCGTCGATGTACCGGGAGGACGGACCGGAGCATCTGAAGCCGCTTGGCGAGACTGAATTCACGGCAGCGGTTGCGGAAGAAGCAGCCTCGCGTTCCGATGTGACGGCGAATGTCAACGCCGCCATACAAAGCCACGCAGATCTGACGCTTGGCAACGCTGTCCAAGAAGTGCTCGAAGCGCATATCGAGCTGGGCAAGGGCAGGTTCCGCGGCATACGGCATGGCACTTCGCACGACCCTAGCCCGGTGATACCCGCATACCGCGACCGCGGCGCAGGCGTGTTGATGACGCCGGAGTTCCGCGAGGGCTTCGCGGTGCTGCAGAGTATGGACCTGGCATTCGACGCGTGGATGTACCATCCGCAGCTGCCCGAACTTGTGGACCTCGCGCGCTCGTTCCCGGATACGCGCATCATCCTTGACCACATCGGCGCACCGCTCGGCATCGGTCCATACGAGGGCAGACGCGCTGAGGTTATGGAAGTTTGGAAGCAAAGCATCGCGGAAGTGGCGCAGAACGATAATGTGTTCGTGAAGGTGGGCGGCTGCGGCATGCCCAACTACGGCAACGACTGGCACGAGCGCGAGACGCCAATCGGCTCGGTCGAGCTGGCGGAAGCCACGGCGCCGTACTACCTATATGTCATCGAGCAGTTCGGCGTGGAACGCTGCATGTTCGAGAGCAACTTCCCGGTGGACAAGGTGTCGTACTCGTACAATGTGATGTGGAACTCGTTCAAGCGCATCGTAGCCGACTTCTCCGACAGCGAAAAAGCCGCGCTTTTCCACGACACGGCTGTGAAGGCGTATCGGATTTAAGCCTAATCAACGGGACGGGCAGGATAGATGGGATATAGACCTTGTCCTGTGTATCTTGTCCGCCCGTGTCTGTTATTGTAATTGCATCAGGGCGATATGGATGTGATCACGGTTGCGCCGATAATGGAGCTCTTGTTCGTGGTTGTCGCGCTGACGCTTTTCACATTAAGCGTTTTGAGCATACTCGACTGGTATGGCCTGATACGCGTCTCTTGGATCAATGTTGATCGCAAATTCCCTCCGCAGGATACATACCATTACAACGGATAGGCTGATAAGATTCGCCCGTGAGCATCAACGGCAACAAAGAAATCCCTGTAAGGATAAGAGCGGTGCTCGGCATTCTGTTTCCAGTAGCCATTGCAGGCGCGAGTATTCTTATGGCATACGCCTGTTTCTGCGGATTACATGACGACTGCGCAAGATAGGCTACTGAACATCGGAAACTGAATTAAGACTGTCACTGGCTAACATCGGCTTTGCCGGCTGGTCGTCTAGCCTCGCCAAACGGCGCGCGCAGCTAATTATCCTCTATTCTTCCTATTGTAAGTTCCTTCCTCACTT from Chloroflexota bacterium includes:
- a CDS encoding amidohydrolase family protein; translated protein: MVMLPPRNDWLENTIEETIDPDLPICDPHHHLWERPGNIYMLDDLQRDLTSGHNIVSTVFLECSSMYREDGPEHLKPLGETEFTAAVAEEAASRSDVTANVNAAIQSHADLTLGNAVQEVLEAHIELGKGRFRGIRHGTSHDPSPVIPAYRDRGAGVLMTPEFREGFAVLQSMDLAFDAWMYHPQLPELVDLARSFPDTRIILDHIGAPLGIGPYEGRRAEVMEVWKQSIAEVAQNDNVFVKVGGCGMPNYGNDWHERETPIGSVELAEATAPYYLYVIEQFGVERCMFESNFPVDKVSYSYNVMWNSFKRIVADFSDSEKAALFHDTAVKAYRI